The DNA window GCTGGCCGGCTGCAGCTGGCTGTTCTATCAGACGGTGGGCGTACACCCGGAAATGCTGTTCGCCTGCTATGCCCTGGTGGGGTTCAGCGTTGGCGTGGTGGGGGCCGTGCCGTACGTGATGGTGCGGGCGTTCCCGGCGGAAGTGCGGTTTACCGGCATCTCGTTCTCATATAACGTCTCGTACGCTATTTTTGGCGGTTTAACCCCTATTTTTGTGACGCTGATCATGAAATTGACCCCGTTAGCACCCGCTTACTACGTGTTGGCGCTGTCGCTCATCGGGCTGTTGCTCGGTGTCTACCTGCATCGCGATCTGAACAGCGAAGCCGGGGAGCGGCGAGCCGATTCCTACAGCTAAAAAAAAGCCCTGCACTGCAGGGCTTTTCGTCAGGGAAGGGCGATTACGCCGTGACCGGTGAGGCCGCGACGCGGGCCGGGGCCGGCTCGCCAATCGGCAGCACGGTGCGACCGTATTGCTCGTTGAGCACTTCGGCCATCGCCAGGTAGATGGCGCTGGCGCCGCAGATGATGCCCTCATAACCGGCGAAGGTCAGCAGCGCGTGGTTGCCGGTGATGTTGCCGACGGCCAGCAGGGCGAACAGCAGCGTCAGGCTGGCGAACACGAACTGCAGCACGCGGTTGGCGCCCAGGGTGCCGAAGAACATGAACAGGGTGAAGATGCCCCACAGCGCCAGGTAGATGCCCAGCACGTGCGCCTCGGTGGCTTCAGCCAGGCCCAGACGTGGCAGCAGCAGCAGGCCGACCAGGCTCAGCCAGAAGCTGCCGTAGGCGGTGAATGCGGTCATGCCGAAGGTGTTGCCTTTCTTGTATTCCAGCAGACCGGCCAGGATCTGGGCCAGGCCACCGAAGAAAATCCCCATGCTGATGATGGCGGAGTTCAGTGGGAAAAAGCCCGCGTTGTGCAGGTTCAGCAAGACGGTGGTCATCCCGAAGCCCATCAGGCCGAGAGGGCCGGGATTCGCCAACTTGTTGGTGTGCATAAGTCCTCTGCGATAACAGAAAATTAACGGAAACAGCGAAGTAAT is part of the Serratia marcescens genome and encodes:
- the satP gene encoding acetate uptake transporter produces the protein MHTNKLANPGPLGLMGFGMTTVLLNLHNAGFFPLNSAIISMGIFFGGLAQILAGLLEYKKGNTFGMTAFTAYGSFWLSLVGLLLLPRLGLAEATEAHVLGIYLALWGIFTLFMFFGTLGANRVLQFVFASLTLLFALLAVGNITGNHALLTFAGYEGIICGASAIYLAMAEVLNEQYGRTVLPIGEPAPARVAASPVTA